The Noviherbaspirillum saxi genome includes a window with the following:
- a CDS encoding pirin family protein, giving the protein MIELRRSEERGHANHGWLDSYHSFSFADYYDPRHMGFGPLRVINEDRVDGGAGFGAHGHRDMEIISYVLDGELAHKDNMGNGSVIRPGDVQRMSAGRGIMHSEFNHAKDRRTHFLQIWIEPNQFGIAPGYEEKRFDESAKRGQLCLIASSDARDGSVTIHQDASVYAGLFDGNESAVLKLAAGRRTYIHVARGELTVNGTVLRAGDALKAVDETHITLEKGCAAEVLVFDLPA; this is encoded by the coding sequence ATGATCGAACTGCGCCGAAGCGAAGAGCGGGGTCACGCAAACCATGGATGGCTGGATTCGTATCACAGCTTTTCGTTTGCCGATTACTACGATCCCAGGCATATGGGATTTGGGCCGCTGCGCGTCATCAACGAAGACCGGGTCGATGGCGGCGCCGGTTTCGGCGCGCACGGGCATCGCGATATGGAAATCATCAGTTATGTGCTCGATGGCGAACTGGCGCATAAAGACAACATGGGAAACGGAAGCGTCATCCGCCCCGGCGATGTGCAGCGCATGAGCGCCGGCCGCGGCATCATGCATTCGGAATTCAATCATGCGAAGGACCGGCGCACCCATTTCCTGCAAATCTGGATCGAGCCCAACCAGTTCGGCATCGCACCCGGCTACGAGGAAAAACGCTTTGACGAATCGGCCAAGCGCGGCCAGCTTTGCCTGATCGCCAGCTCGGATGCGCGCGACGGTTCGGTTACGATCCATCAGGATGCCAGTGTCTATGCCGGCCTGTTCGACGGCAATGAAAGTGCGGTGCTGAAGCTTGCCGCAGGCCGCCGCACCTATATTCACGTGGCGCGCGGTGAACTGACTGTCAATGGCACGGTGCTGCGTGCAGGCGATGCGCTCAAAGCGGTCGATGAAACGCACATTACTTTGGAGAAAGGCTGTGCGGCCGAGGTACTTGTCTTTGATTTGCCCGCGTAA
- the gluQRS gene encoding tRNA glutamyl-Q(34) synthetase GluQRS: MTNTSPSTRPAYVGRFAPSPTGPLHQGSLVAAMASFLDARAHHGSWLVRIEDVDEARTVAGAAEAILQCLRVFGMQWDGEVVWQSRRTPLYETAFMRLGSHAYPCGCTRKEIADSQRGIACDGAAVYPGTCRAGLAPGKTARAWRLRVPDEAVILFEDRRLGLISQQLDTEVGDFVLKRADGFWAYQLAVVIDDADQEITDVVRGADLLDSTPRQILLQRLLGLPTPRYLHVPVVANAAGKKLSKQTGAQALDLLKPLDGLRKAAHFLQLEIDAPSSVENFWQRAIAAWAARY, encoded by the coding sequence ATGACTAACACGTCACCCAGCACCCGACCTGCCTATGTCGGCCGATTCGCACCCTCGCCCACCGGCCCCCTGCACCAGGGTTCGCTGGTTGCGGCAATGGCAAGCTTTCTGGATGCGCGTGCGCATCATGGCAGCTGGCTGGTGCGTATCGAGGATGTCGACGAAGCGCGGACGGTCGCCGGCGCGGCGGAAGCGATATTGCAATGCCTGCGGGTGTTCGGCATGCAATGGGATGGCGAGGTGGTTTGGCAAAGCAGGCGCACACCCCTGTACGAGACCGCATTCATGCGACTGGGGAGCCATGCCTATCCCTGCGGCTGCACGCGCAAGGAAATCGCCGATTCGCAGCGAGGCATAGCCTGCGACGGCGCAGCGGTCTATCCCGGCACCTGCCGCGCCGGCCTGGCGCCGGGCAAGACAGCACGCGCCTGGCGACTGAGGGTGCCGGACGAGGCAGTGATTCTGTTCGAGGACAGGAGGCTGGGGCTGATATCGCAACAGCTTGATACCGAAGTCGGCGACTTCGTACTGAAGCGCGCGGACGGCTTTTGGGCTTATCAACTGGCCGTGGTGATCGACGATGCGGATCAAGAGATAACCGATGTCGTACGCGGCGCCGATCTGCTTGATTCGACGCCGCGGCAGATCCTGCTGCAACGTTTGTTGGGCCTGCCTACGCCACGCTATCTGCACGTGCCGGTGGTTGCCAATGCGGCAGGGAAAAAGTTATCGAAGCAAACCGGCGCGCAGGCTCTAGACTTGCTCAAGCCACTCGACGGCTTGCGGAAGGCGGCGCATTTCCTGCAACTGGAAATCGATGCGCCTTCTTCGGTGGAGAATTTCTGGCAGCGGGCGATTGCTGCCTGGGCCGCGCGCTACTGA
- a CDS encoding DEAD/DEAH box helicase produces MPDTQLALTHPAAPAVRFEDFGLSPDILRALADQGYIHPTPIQAEAIPIVLQGCDVMGAAQTGTGKTAGFSLPIIQLLLAHASTSASPARHPVRALILTPTRELADQVADNVKAYSRHTPLRSTVVFGGVDMAPQTAALRSGVEIVIATPGRLLDHVQQKTLNLSQTQILVMDEADRMLDMGFLPDLQRIINMLPAQRQNLMFSATFSPEIKKLANSFLKNPVTIEVARSNATADNVTQVLYKVEEDAKHDAVAYIIRERGLKQVIVFSNTKIGASRLSRHLEKEGVKAAAIHGDKTQGERMAALEAFKQGTIEVLVATDVAARGLDIAELPCVINFDLPYNAEDYVHRVGRTGRAGASGDAISLFSDKDARLLTDIEKLIKHTISRLQLTGFVPQRSSDRRPRYEESSDRAASSRSSGNSSQYGRSAYAPRKEKIDPWFLKPYEPTVPAPQQDQNGASGQGGKPAKAKVAALLGGMPKR; encoded by the coding sequence ATGCCAGACACCCAGTTAGCACTCACGCACCCTGCCGCGCCTGCGGTCCGCTTTGAAGATTTCGGACTCTCGCCCGACATTTTGCGCGCGCTCGCCGACCAAGGTTATATCCATCCGACGCCGATTCAGGCCGAAGCGATCCCCATCGTGCTGCAAGGTTGCGACGTGATGGGCGCCGCCCAGACCGGCACCGGCAAGACCGCGGGTTTTTCCCTGCCGATCATTCAATTGCTGCTCGCGCACGCCAGCACCAGCGCTTCGCCGGCGCGGCATCCGGTACGCGCATTGATCCTGACACCCACGCGCGAACTCGCCGACCAGGTTGCCGACAACGTCAAGGCTTATTCCCGTCATACCCCGCTGCGCTCGACCGTCGTGTTCGGCGGTGTCGACATGGCCCCGCAGACGGCGGCCCTGCGCAGTGGCGTCGAGATCGTCATCGCCACGCCGGGACGGCTGCTCGACCACGTGCAGCAAAAAACGCTGAACCTGTCGCAAACCCAGATCCTGGTGATGGACGAAGCCGATCGCATGCTCGACATGGGCTTTCTGCCCGACCTGCAGCGCATCATCAATATGCTGCCCGCGCAGCGCCAGAACCTGATGTTTTCGGCAACCTTTTCGCCCGAGATCAAGAAGCTCGCCAACAGCTTCCTCAAGAACCCGGTAACGATCGAAGTCGCGCGCAGCAATGCGACGGCTGACAACGTCACGCAGGTACTCTACAAGGTCGAAGAAGACGCCAAGCATGATGCGGTCGCGTACATCATTCGCGAGCGTGGACTCAAACAGGTTATCGTGTTTTCGAATACCAAGATCGGTGCATCCCGCCTGTCGCGTCATCTCGAAAAGGAAGGCGTGAAGGCCGCCGCCATCCATGGCGACAAGACCCAGGGCGAGCGCATGGCCGCGCTGGAGGCATTCAAGCAGGGAACCATCGAAGTCCTGGTCGCGACCGATGTGGCCGCACGCGGCCTGGACATCGCAGAGTTGCCTTGCGTGATCAATTTCGATCTGCCATACAACGCCGAAGACTATGTGCACCGTGTCGGCCGTACCGGTCGTGCCGGCGCATCCGGCGATGCAATCTCGCTGTTCAGCGACAAGGATGCCCGCCTGCTGACCGATATCGAGAAGCTGATCAAGCACACCATCTCGCGTCTGCAATTGACCGGCTTTGTTCCGCAGCGCTCCTCGGACCGGCGTCCGCGCTATGAAGAAAGCAGCGACCGCGCAGCTTCTTCCCGCAGCAGCGGCAATAGCAGCCAGTATGGCCGTAGCGCCTATGCACCGCGCAAGGAAAAAATCGATCCCTGGTTCCTGAAACCCTATGAACCGACGGTGCCCGCGCCGCAGCAGGATCAGAATGGCGCATCGGGGCAGGGCGGCAAACCGGCGAAAGCGAAGGTCGCTGCATTGCTGGGTGGTATGCCGAAGCGTTGA